From the genome of Miscanthus floridulus cultivar M001 chromosome 10, ASM1932011v1, whole genome shotgun sequence, one region includes:
- the LOC136485274 gene encoding antimicrobial peptides-like, which yields MGKGSGGAWWAFLLLAGVLLAAAATAAGAEEDGGVDNPDGKKEDLRWCKKACEWQYGEDTPRKRECESQCRKRHQHADADAADEEEEYESGRGRGGRGGEGGKCRERCERHHRGDWWEKQRCLMDCKSREQEQGGSGGRRREEDDGDRCQCQKKCERHHDRGSKQQCVEACERRRQEGGGGSRDDADVDEDSDRCQKRCQHYSDRQARRWCVQRCEHKQQEDADDEDSDRCQKRCQHYSDRQARQWCVQRCERQGQEDAADEDRYPGERCQKRCQHHSDWMKKLRCMERCERGRQVEEGGARDDAADEDNSDRGDRCQTQCQHYRDWDKKQQCVRDCRRGRRGWETVATGAILEVV from the coding sequence ATGGGGAAGGGTAGTGGGGGTGCATGGTGGGCGTTCCTCCTGCTCGCCGGCGTGCTGCTGGCCGCAGCCGCCACGGCCGCCGGCGCGGAGGAAGACGGCGGAGTGGACAACCCGGACGGCAAGAAGGAGGACCTGAGGTGGTGCAAGAAGGCGTGCGAGTGGCAGTACGGAGAGGACACCCCGCGGAAGCGGGAGTGCGAGAGCCAGTGCCGCAAGCGGCACCAGCATGCTGACGCTGACGccgccgacgaggaggaggagtacgAGAGCGGCCGCGGCCGTGGTGGCCGCGGCGGCGAGGGCGGCAAGTGCCGGGAGAGGTGCGAGCGCCACCACCGCGGGGACTGGTGGGAGAAGCAGCGCTGCTTGATGGACTGCAAGAGCCGGGAGCAGGAGCAGGGCGGTAGCGGCGGCCGGCGCCGCGAGGAGGACGACGGCGACCGCTGCCAGTGCCAGAAGAAGTGCGAGCGCCACCACGACCGGGGGAGCAAGCAGCAGTGCGTCGAGGCCTGCGAGCGCCGGCGACAGGAGGGCGGTGGCGGTAGCCGTGACGACGCCGACGTCGACGAGGACAGCGACCGGTGCCAGAAGAGATGCCAGCACTACAGCGACCGTCAGGCGAGGCGGTGGTGCGTGCAACGCTGCGAGCATAAGCAACAGGAGGACGCCGACGACGAGGACAGCGACCGGTGCCAGAAGAGATGCCAGCACTACAGCGACCGGCAGGCGAGGCAGTGGTGCGTGCAACGCTGCGAGCGTCAGGGGCAGGAGGACGCTGCCGACGAGGACAGGTACCCCGGCGAGCGGTGCCAGAAGAGATGCCAGCACCACAGCGACTGGATGAAAAAGCTGCGGTGCATGGAACGGTGCGAGCGCGGGCGACAGGTGGAGGAAGGTGGCGCCCGCGACGACGCCGCCGACGAGGACAACAGCGACCGCGGCGACCGGTGCCAGACGCAGTGCCAGCACTACCGCGACTGGGACAAGAAGCAGCAGTGCGTGCGCGactgccgccgcggccgccgtggCTGGGAGACGGTGGCCACCGGCGCCATCCTCGAGGTGGTGTGA